The DNA region CTACCTCATTATCAGCCACGACCTCGATATGGTCGCGGCGATCGCTGACCGAGTTATGGTGATGGAGCGCGGCCGCATCATCGAGGCGGGGACAGCGGAGGAGATTTTTTCGGCTCCTCAGCAGCCCCTGACAAAAGAACTCGTGGCAGCCCGGCTGCCAGAGCTCGGCTTGAAGAGCTAGTCCTCGAGCCCCAGTTCGGCGCGCAGGGCATCGATCCGCTTGGAGGCTTCTGCCTTGGTGATGTCGGTTGCGAACTGATCGGACTTGTGGGCCTGCTCGCTCAGCGTCTTAAGATAGGATGCTTGGGCATCGGTCATCGGATCGTCACCCGTGATCCAGTCCTCAGGTTTTTTCTCGAGGTTCGAGTGCTGGCTCGGATCGACTTTCGGATTGGTCGTAGACATGGGAGAACTCCGTTGTTGTTCTCCCAATGTTCACGGCACTGATGAGTTCCCTAGCGGGAGTTGTGCAGCATGCCCTGGAAAGCACGATAGCTCGATTTGGGCGTGCGTTGTTGCGTCTGGTAATCCACATGGACGAGGCCGAAACGCTTGTTGTACCCTTCAGCCCACTCGTAGTTGTCGAGCAGCGACCAGGCGAAGTAGCCCCTGACGTCTGCGCCCTGCTCTCGTGCACTCAAGACCGCTTTCAAGTGATCCTCGTAGTATTTTGCCCGGCGCGGATCGCTGTCGCCCTCGACCTCAGCCATACCATTTTCCGTCACGTACAGCGGCAGCTTGGTGTAGTCACGAGAGACCCGGACCAACAGGTCGGTAAGCCCCTGTGGGTAGATTTCCCAGCCGATGTCGGTCTTTTCAAGGTCACCCTTGACCTGCGCAATTGGAAATACAGGCTGGTCGGGGGCGGACTTGTAAAGGCCGCGCGTGTAGTAGTTGATGCCAAGCCAATCGAGGGGACGCGACACCACGGCCATGTCCTCCTCATAGCCGTCCGGCAGGTAGGCAGCGAGAGGGCCGGTAAGCTCCGTGGGGTACTCTCCCTTGAGCACGCCACCGAGATACCAGCGGTTGAAGATCGCATCGCCGACATTGGCGGCCTGCTTGTCCTCCTCGCTGTCGCTAGCGGGCTCAGATTTCTCTAAGTTAAGCACAATGCCGAGGTTCTTTGCACCATTGGCGCGCAGGGCATCGATAGCCGTGCCATGGGCAAACAATACATGGTGCATTGCACGCGCTGCCGCCCGCAGATCGCGGTAGCCAGGGGCATGAATGCCCAGAAAATGGCTGAGGAAGGCAACGCACCAAGGCTCGTTGATGGTGGCCGTCGCTTCGAGACGATCACCGAACTTCTGCGCGATGAGCACCGCGTAATCCGCGAACCAGTTGGCAATGTCCCGGTTCATCCAGCCGCCCTTGTCCTGCAGCGGCGAGGGAAGATCCCAATGGTAGAGGGTAGCGTAAGGCTTTATCCCGCGCTCAAGCATGCCGTCGATCAGCCGGTCGTAGAAGTCGAGACCCGCCTGGTTGACCGCCCCGGTTCCCCCAGGAATGAGGCGGGGCCAGGCGAAGGAAAAGCGGTAAGCATCAAAACCGCCGTCGCGGATGAGATCGAGGTCTTGCGGCCAGAGTTCGTAGTGATTGCAGGCTTCCGCACCAGTGTCGCCATTGTGGACATTGCCTGGCGTTCTCGAGAAGCTGTCCCAGATGGAAGGACCGCGACCGTCCCGCTGGCCTCCTTCGATCTGAAAGGCTGCCGTGGCAACGCCGAAGGTGAAATCAGTGCCGAAATCTTGGCGGTGAATCGAGAACATTAGACCTCCTCTGTCGGCTTGAGCCGCTTTGAGGCAGCCAATAGCTCAGCCAATCCCCCGATGCAATCGATTGCAGGAGCTTTATGGGCGTAGCGAAGGAGTGTTGGCGAGGATGTTCGTGGCGATGGTTCGAAACGCCTCGGCCTCAGGACCGGTTGGGTCTGCGGCTACTGGAGGCCTGCCGAGATCGGAGCCTTCTCGGATCGACATCACCAGCGGAACTCCGCCGATGAACGGAATCTGAACGTCAGTAGCGGCTTTCTGTGCGCCACCGGTGCCGAAAATGTCGTAGCGCCGACCCGTGTCGGGAGCGATGAAGTAGCTCATGTTCTCGATGAGCCCTAGCAGGGGCACCTGCATGCGGCGCAGCATGTCGATGGCCTTGCGGGCATCGATCAGGGCGAGATCCTGTGGAGTGGAGACGATCACCACACCGGCCACTTCCGTCTGTTGAAAGAGGGAGATGTGGATGTCCCCGGTGCCGGGCGGCAGGTCGACGACGAGGATGTCGAGTTCGCCCCAGTCGGTCTCGCGCAGCAATTGGCGCAGGGCAGATGTCGCCATCGGTCCGCGCCAGACCACCGCTTGATTGGGGTTCAGCATGGCGCCGATCGACATCGCCTTGATACCGAAAGCGGTGTGCGGGGTAAAGATGCCGTCCTCCCGAACGGCCGGTTGTCCCTCGAGCCCCAGCAGGCGCGGGATAGAGGGCCCATAGAGGTCCGCATCGAGAATGCCGATGCGCAGGCCCTCCGCTTGGAGCGCGAGGGCCAGGTTCACCGCGGTCGTGGATTTACCAACCCCGCCCTTCCCCGACCCCACTGCCAGTATATGGCGGATACCAGGAACAGCGGTCTTTCCGGGTGGCACGGGCGCGCCATGAGAAAATTTTGGAGCAGCACTGGCTGGCGGCTTGCCCGAAGTTAGCGACACCATGATCTTGCGGGTGCCCGCTATCGCTTGCGTGACCTGCTGCGCCTGTTCGCGGGCTGGGCCAAAGGCGGCCTCCATTCCGGGCACAACGGCGATGGCAAAGGCGACTGCGCCCGACGTCACGATGATTTCGGAGAGCCCGCCATAGGTCGCAAGGTCCCCGCCGCCGGGAATTTCCACAGCGGCGAGGCCGGCTTTGATCTGGGCGGCGAGGTCGGTGTCGGCCATGGCACTCTAGACGTGAATGGCCCGGCGATCGCGCTTGTGAGCTTGGATCTGCCGAGAGGAGAGGACGAGGGGCCTTGCCCCTCATCACTTGGCGCGCAGGATAGCTCTCGAGGGAGCTAGAGGATCGACTGACCCGTGCCAGCCCAATCCTTGAGGAAGCCTTCAATGCCCGCATTGGTCAGCGGGTGGTCGGCTAGCTTCTTGATGACCGCGGTCGGAATGGTCGCCACATCGGCGCCGGCAAGGGCTGCCTGGGTGACGTGATTGGCCGAACGGATCGAAGCTGCCAAGATCTGGGTCTCGAACTGGTAGTTGTCGAAGATCTGGCGGATGTTCTCGATCAGCTCCATGCCATCTAGGTTGATGTCGTCGATCCGGCCAATGAAGGGCGACACATAGGTCGCGCCAGCCTTAGCAGCGAGCAGAGCCTGATTGGCCGAGAAGCAAAGCGTCACGTTGGTCTTGATACCACGCTCTTTGAAGGTGCGGGTCGCCTTGAGACCGGCAAGAGTAAGCGGCAGCTTTACAACGACGTTGCTGGCGATCTTGGAAAGCACTTCGCCCTCGGCGATCATGCCATCATACTCAAGCGACGCCACTTCGGCCGAAACCGGGTCTGGCGTGACGTTGCAGATTTCCTTGATCACTTCCTTGAAGTCACGACCTGACTTGGCAATCAGCGACGGGTTGGTCGTAACACCATCCACAAGGCCGGCTTCATGCAGTTCGCGGATGTCCTTTACTTCCGCAGTATCGACGAAGAACTTCATCGTTCCCTCCTAAGGTTGCGTGTCGCCGTGGCATGCCGGGCGAGGTTGGTAGAGCGGGCGCAGTGCCCCTACTTGTTGGCGGCAAGGAGCGCATCAGCAAGATCGCCGACGCGCTCCTCGGGGATGCCGGCGACATTGATCCGGCTATCGCCCACCATATAGACCCCGTTCGCGGCCTTTAGATGTTCGACGGTCGCGCTATCCAAGCCGAGCAGCGAAAACATCCCACGGTGATCGGCGATGAAATCGAAGTCTTCAGAATTGGAGCGCTGGCGGATGGTCTCGGCGAGCTTTTCGCGCAGATGCACCATGCGGGTGCGCATCTGGTTGAGTTCGGCCTCCCACTCGGTGCGCAGATCGGCATCCTCCAGGATGGTGCGGATGATCTCGGCGCCATGATCGGGTGGCTGCGAGTAGGCGCCACGGATGATGTTGAGCAGTTGAGATTGCGTGATGTCGGCCTGCTCGGCATCACGAGCAATAAGAATGGCCGCGCCGATGCGTTCGCGATAAAGCCCGAAATTCTTGGAACCGGAGAAGGCGACAAGCGCCTCAGGCACCGAAGAGACGACCTTGCGCGTGCCATAGGCGTCGGCTTCGAGGCCATCGCCGAAGCCCAGATAGGCCAGATCGATGAAAGGTAGCGCGCCAGTGCGGGCGAGGCTTGCGGCGACCTGATCCCATTGTTCGGCCGACAGGTTGGCGCCCGTAGGATTGTGGCAGCAGCCATGCAGCAGGACCACGTCATCCTTGCCGAGTTGGTCGAGCGCGGCAAGCATTTCGGTGAAGCGGACACCGCGGGTTTCTGGGTCGAAATAGGGGTAAGTGGCGACCGCGAGACCTGAGTTCTCTGCAATCGGATTGTGGTTGGGCCAGGTGGGATCGGAGACCCAGACCGTCGTGCCAGGGCGGGCACGGTTGATCAACTGCATCAATACCCACAGCGAGCCGGTGCCGCCGGGAGCTTGAGCAATCCGAACGCGCGACCGATCGACACTATCGCCCAGCGTCAGATCGAGCACGGCGCTGCCGAAGCCCTTGTTGCCAGCTATGCCGAGGTAAGACTTGGTTTTTTCGGCAGCAAGGATGCGTTCTTCGGCCTTGCGGACGGCGGACATGATCGGCGTGGTGCCCTTTTCGTCCTTGTAGACGCCGACACCGAGATCGATCTTTGTCGGTCGCGGGTCAGCCGCATATTCGCCCATGAGCGCCAGAATTTTGTCGCCGGGGGCCTTGGAGAGGGTCTCGAACATATCTCTGGAAGTCCAGTGGGTAGGCGCCGCCTTTATAGGCCGCAGGGGGAAATTTGCAATTCAGCGTTTGACGCCGAGGCGGTCAAGTTCGGCGATCAGTTCCGGGATGGTCTTGAAGAGATCGCCGAGGAGCACGACATCGGCCATCTTGGAGAGCGGGGCCTCGGCATCGGTGTTGATGGCGATGATCTTTTTAACACCCTGAATGCCCGCAAGGTGTTGTAAAGCCCCAGAAATTCCGACGGCGATGTAAAGGTCGGGGGCGATGATCTTGCCGGTTTGGCCAACCTGCCAATCGTTAGGAGCGTAGCCGGCGTCGACGGCGGCGCGGGTCGCACCGACGGCAGCGTTGAGGCGCTGCGCGAGTTGCTGGATGAGCTGGAAGCCTTCGGCGGAGCCGACCGAGACACCACCGCCCACCACGATCTGCGCGGTCGCAAGGTCTGGAGTGTCGCTTTCGGTGCGATGACCGGCAATTACCCGAGCTGCAGAAGTCGCTGCAGATTCAACGGGTTCGATAGGTGCGTCATTGCCCAGAGGAGCAGCGCGGAAGGCTGATGCACGCAGGGTAAGAAGGTGTTTAGCCTGGTTCGAGGTGACCGTCTGGACCGCATTGCCGGCATAGATAGGGCGCTCGAACCGGCTGGGATCAAGGATGGCGACCACGTCGGTGATGGGCATCAGGTCGAGCTTGGCGGCCAGTCGGGGCATGACATCCCGGCCCACGGCAGTGGCACCAGCTGCTACATATTGATAGCGGACTGTTAGCGTTTCAAGCAACGAAACCACAGCATCGGGCAGCATCCCGCCGTATCCGGCGCCCTGCCCTACTAGGACGCGCGACACACCGCTGATCTTGCTGGCTTCGGTAGCCACCTGGTCAATCCCTTCGCCTAGAACCAGGAGGTCCACAGGGCCAAGTTGGCTTACCGCGTTGACGAGGCGTGCAGTGGAGGGCGAGAGCAGGCCTAGATCGTGATCGGCCAAGAGGAGAACACTCATTATAGCGCCTCCATCTGCGAAACGTCTGCGGCGATGATGGCGGCCAGGTCCTCGACCGAGTCGACCGTGCGGCCGGTGGCACGCTCGGCGGGCGGCGACACCTTCTCGATGATCAGGCGCGGCGCGAGGTCGACGCCGAATTCTGCAGCAGGACGAACGGCGAGGGGCTTGGAGCGCGCCTTCATGACCATGGGCAGCGCGGCGTTGCGCGGCGTATTGAGGCGTAGGTCGGCTGTGACGATGGCGGGGAGCGGCAGGGCGACGACTTCGCGGCCCCAATCGACTTCGCGGGTGACTTCGAGACCATCGGCGGTGACCTTGATCTCGGAGGCGAAGGTTGCCTGCGGACGATCGGTCAGCGCCGCCAGCATCTGGCCGACATGGTTGGAGTCGTCGTCCACCGCCTGCTTGCCGAGCAGCACCAGATCCGGCTGCTCCTCCTCGACCACTTTGGCGAGCAGCTTGGCGATGGCAAGCGTTTCCAATTCCGCTTCGGTTTCGATCAGCAAACCGCGATGCGCACCCATAGCCAGAGCGGTCAGGATCACGTCATTAGCGGATTTGGGACCGATGGAGACGATCACGATCTCATCGGCATGGCCCTGCTCCCCGAGCTGCACTGCGGCCTCGACCGCGTGCTTGCAAAAGGGGTTCATCGACATACGCACCCCATTGGTCTCGACACCCGAGCCATCGGGGCGGACACGGATGCGGACATTGTGGTCGACGACGCGCTTGACGGCGACAAGAACTTTCATGGGCAGCTCCGGCAAGTTGCGGATGTCATTGCAAGTTTGGCCAAGAGGGGCAAGACGCGGATGGGGAATATCGGTACACTGCGGGGGTGAATGTTGGAAAGCCATACCGTTGGTCGCGATGTTGCACCGCAGTTGACTGGGCTGGTTGGGACAGCGACATTGCCCCGACAGCGAACATTTGCCTGGACCACCTATGCCCGTATTGAACCGAATTGCCGAGTTTCACGAGGAAATCACCGCCTGGCGGCAGGATTTCCATGCTCATCCTGAGGTGCTGTTCGACGTCGAGCGCACAGCCGGGATCGTGATCGACAAGCTTCGGGCATTCGGCTGCGATGAGGTGGTC from Devosia sp. RR2S18 includes:
- a CDS encoding DUF3072 domain-containing protein, which translates into the protein MSTTNPKVDPSQHSNLEKKPEDWITGDDPMTDAQASYLKTLSEQAHKSDQFATDITKAEASKRIDALRAELGLED
- a CDS encoding GH1 family beta-glucosidase, whose protein sequence is MFSIHRQDFGTDFTFGVATAAFQIEGGQRDGRGPSIWDSFSRTPGNVHNGDTGAEACNHYELWPQDLDLIRDGGFDAYRFSFAWPRLIPGGTGAVNQAGLDFYDRLIDGMLERGIKPYATLYHWDLPSPLQDKGGWMNRDIANWFADYAVLIAQKFGDRLEATATINEPWCVAFLSHFLGIHAPGYRDLRAAARAMHHVLFAHGTAIDALRANGAKNLGIVLNLEKSEPASDSEEDKQAANVGDAIFNRWYLGGVLKGEYPTELTGPLAAYLPDGYEEDMAVVSRPLDWLGINYYTRGLYKSAPDQPVFPIAQVKGDLEKTDIGWEIYPQGLTDLLVRVSRDYTKLPLYVTENGMAEVEGDSDPRRAKYYEDHLKAVLSAREQGADVRGYFAWSLLDNYEWAEGYNKRFGLVHVDYQTQQRTPKSSYRAFQGMLHNSR
- a CDS encoding Mrp/NBP35 family ATP-binding protein, translating into MADTDLAAQIKAGLAAVEIPGGGDLATYGGLSEIIVTSGAVAFAIAVVPGMEAAFGPAREQAQQVTQAIAGTRKIMVSLTSGKPPASAAPKFSHGAPVPPGKTAVPGIRHILAVGSGKGGVGKSTTAVNLALALQAEGLRIGILDADLYGPSIPRLLGLEGQPAVREDGIFTPHTAFGIKAMSIGAMLNPNQAVVWRGPMATSALRQLLRETDWGELDILVVDLPPGTGDIHISLFQQTEVAGVVIVSTPQDLALIDARKAIDMLRRMQVPLLGLIENMSYFIAPDTGRRYDIFGTGGAQKAATDVQIPFIGGVPLVMSIREGSDLGRPPVAADPTGPEAEAFRTIATNILANTPSLRP
- the fsa gene encoding fructose-6-phosphate aldolase; protein product: MKFFVDTAEVKDIRELHEAGLVDGVTTNPSLIAKSGRDFKEVIKEICNVTPDPVSAEVASLEYDGMIAEGEVLSKIASNVVVKLPLTLAGLKATRTFKERGIKTNVTLCFSANQALLAAKAGATYVSPFIGRIDDINLDGMELIENIRQIFDNYQFETQILAASIRSANHVTQAALAGADVATIPTAVIKKLADHPLTNAGIEGFLKDWAGTGQSIL
- a CDS encoding aromatic amino acid transaminase, with the translated sequence MFETLSKAPGDKILALMGEYAADPRPTKIDLGVGVYKDEKGTTPIMSAVRKAEERILAAEKTKSYLGIAGNKGFGSAVLDLTLGDSVDRSRVRIAQAPGGTGSLWVLMQLINRARPGTTVWVSDPTWPNHNPIAENSGLAVATYPYFDPETRGVRFTEMLAALDQLGKDDVVLLHGCCHNPTGANLSAEQWDQVAASLARTGALPFIDLAYLGFGDGLEADAYGTRKVVSSVPEALVAFSGSKNFGLYRERIGAAILIARDAEQADITQSQLLNIIRGAYSQPPDHGAEIIRTILEDADLRTEWEAELNQMRTRMVHLREKLAETIRQRSNSEDFDFIADHRGMFSLLGLDSATVEHLKAANGVYMVGDSRINVAGIPEERVGDLADALLAANK
- a CDS encoding electron transfer flavoprotein subunit alpha/FixB family protein, producing the protein MSVLLLADHDLGLLSPSTARLVNAVSQLGPVDLLVLGEGIDQVATEASKISGVSRVLVGQGAGYGGMLPDAVVSLLETLTVRYQYVAAGATAVGRDVMPRLAAKLDLMPITDVVAILDPSRFERPIYAGNAVQTVTSNQAKHLLTLRASAFRAAPLGNDAPIEPVESAATSAARVIAGHRTESDTPDLATAQIVVGGGVSVGSAEGFQLIQQLAQRLNAAVGATRAAVDAGYAPNDWQVGQTGKIIAPDLYIAVGISGALQHLAGIQGVKKIIAINTDAEAPLSKMADVVLLGDLFKTIPELIAELDRLGVKR
- a CDS encoding electron transfer flavoprotein subunit beta/FixA family protein, with the translated sequence MKVLVAVKRVVDHNVRIRVRPDGSGVETNGVRMSMNPFCKHAVEAAVQLGEQGHADEIVIVSIGPKSANDVILTALAMGAHRGLLIETEAELETLAIAKLLAKVVEEEQPDLVLLGKQAVDDDSNHVGQMLAALTDRPQATFASEIKVTADGLEVTREVDWGREVVALPLPAIVTADLRLNTPRNAALPMVMKARSKPLAVRPAAEFGVDLAPRLIIEKVSPPAERATGRTVDSVEDLAAIIAADVSQMEAL